The window CTCAAAACAAAATGTCCTACCAATATTTAGAatatcaaatcttatatttgctGGTTTAGTTAGTGACTCGAAGGAGAATGTATTACTAACAATAGAAAGAGAATTGAATGCTTTAAATTTGACTAAATATGTTTTCTTACAGAGAGCATAAATAGTTCGGATATTATGGCTTTTgtttttattgttattgtttgcaCTTGTTTGTTTTTATTAGCAAATTCTCACTGATTTAGATtctcaataaaaaaaaagtaatttttcTTCGTCAATGATACGTTGACGAAAGTTCTTCACGATAGCGGAAGCAATTGACTACACCGGGCGGTCGAGTTCATCATGGTGCGGCCCAGGCGCCCGCCTGATTAAGGCTTAGTCGAGCCCGAGTCAAGAAAATTTGGAaatctggttcgattgaaccagatgAGAACGGCATTCTGAAAGTCGCACCCGTGCCCTAAATGCAGCGGTGAAACTGTCTCCTTCTCCACAGCGACTGTGACTGCGGCGTTTCCCTTCTCgaacggcggcagcagcggcgggaTCTTCCTCCGTCGAGCTCTTATCGCTGCGGGGTTTTCCTCGGAGAACGGTGGAGGCTGCGGCTTCCTCTCCGTCATCGAACGGTACAGCGCCCGGTATCTCTCTCTTACTCCTACTCCTTCGCCGTCGCAcaatcccttctcctccctcctcctccctcttcccccttTCGTCGCAGCTCTCCCGCTTTCCTGACAccatcctcctccctcctctctctTTCACCCGTTCATCGCAGCCCCTCGCCCCTCTCCCCCGATCCCTCCCACTCCTCCACTTCATCACAGTCCCCGCCCCCTGTTTTCCTACTCCGATCCCAACGGTCCCCTCTCCGTTTTCCTACTCCGGACCCGACAGCGCCCTCTCCATTATCTTGCTCCGGCCCCGACAGCCCCCATCTCCCTCCTCTACACCCCTCTTCGCCCTCTCTATACATCTTCCCCTCCCCTTTCCTTCTCCCTGATAGTTACCCGCTACCCTCCCAACAAGCAGTCAGCAGCATATCATGAGCATTTACTTTAAAGAAATAGCAAGTCACAGTATGCAAGTTAAATACTGTTGTTAAGATAGACAGCAGGAGAAGTGCTGCTTTTATAAAGAGCAAAGGGAATTAGGGAGtcttagagaaaaagaaaaacacacgGAAAAGATAGAACAAGAGATAGCTGAGACAATAATTGGGTCACTGtccaaagaaaatcataattattTGTCAATAGAATCATGCACAAGTCTGACTATTCCTCATGTGaagcattttaattaaaaatatacctaAGATAATACTAATGTGACTAGGTTTCCCAAAATATGCTCTCTCAACAGCAACTGCttattttgatgaattgtttggtTCATCAAACCTCTTAGTTTTCTTATTATGTTTACTGCATTGCAGTTTCCTTTTCAAGCACATCAGAAAATTTCAACACAAAGCTCCAAATGACACAAAGGACTCGACTCAATCTAAACGACAAGTTGAGTAAACAACTAGAATTTGACTTGATTTCCAAACCCGAAAATCTCAATGTATTTGGTCAGGTATAACCTTACACCTTTATGTCAGCATAGTGTGTTCTCTGTGGTAGTGCTGAAAGCAACTATCTCTGCTACTTGAGGCTTGTTCGTACCTCAAAACACACAGGCCTGCTTATATTTGAATTGTCAAATCTTGTATTTGCTGGTTTAGTTGGTGATTTGAAGGGGCCTTTTCCAGTAACAACAGAAAGAGATTTGAATGCTCTTACTTTAAGTACAGATATTTTCTTACACAGAGTTCAATGATGCAGAAGATCCATATGGCTGATCATGAATAGTTTGGACATCatggcttttgttattattgtggtTGCTTGCACTTGCCAGTTTTATTGGCAAATCCTCACTGATCTaggttttttttcttcattaatgATATGTAGCTGATgccacatataatttttttactgTAGTTGAAGTTATTTACATGAGCAATCTTTCTCATAAATTAAGTTCTTTTATCAGCATAGAACCAAATAAACTAGTAGCATTACTTGATTGAGGCAGTTTTCTTATCTCTGTGTtcatttttcagaaaatttattgCCTTTCTCTGGTCTTCCAGCTATGTTGTTTTTTTTTGTCACGTTGGTCATCTTCATCATCAATGCCTTTTTTAGCATGTTGAACCTCACAATTTACTGTTGTTAATTAATTCAACAGTATCTTTTCTACTTACCAGTTTTGCAAGACTTATAACTAGATCATCTCTCTACATTCTTGATGAAATGGATCAATTATTCTGGAAGTGCTCATTTGAAATGTTCCAGGTTTTAGTTATAGGACATTACTGAATCTGATGTTAGAGAAAACATTATGCATCTTCCTGTTATTCTGAATTCTTTAGTACCATTTGCAAGTCATTGATGTTCAACCTACAAGTATAAACACGAGTATCGTCTGTATACGATCAACATGGTAAGTGCCTTTGCCACTCTTATGCAGCATCTTCGATGAAGATACATTTGATATGGTTTTTAAATTGCTACAGGGATATGGGATGCTTGGTAGTGTCTAAACCCACCAACTACAATGGAAAAATAAGTGGAATATTGTCTGTGCGCTGGTGTTGTCTGATGCCATTATTTCAGTGGTGGAAAATTGCTCGGATGTGAGCATGATAATAAGTAACTAATCATAGGTACTCTTTATCAACTCTCAAACACCATTTTGAGACTTATCTCTGAAAGAAATGGCTGATTGGAACTAAATGCATGTGGATTAACATGATTGGTAAAGGAATGTTGTCTGAGACAGATGATTAGTTGAAAGTTTTCAACATCCTTGATTCGAGGTAGAAGAGGAATTTGGACTTGGAGAGGGCAGAAATAAGActacttttcttgtatttttctgcaaacagtACGGGATACTGCCTCAAAAGACTAATGTTTTCGGTCCAGCAGAGGCTCTTTTGCCTTCTCTCTTGTAACAAGTCCAACATCCATCTTTCCTCCTATCAACTCTGCAGTCTGTTTAGCTTTTCCACTGCCAAAGAGCACAGTTCAAATCATAGATCCAACTTTACATTGGTCGGCCCCCTTGAGTCATGTGAACTTTCCTCAAAAGAGGCTGTAAAAACGGCTGATGATAGCATCTGTGAAAAAAAACTTTCAAGTTCAAGTCCTTCcattgagttctttaagcagaGTGGTTGGAGTGATGCACAAGTCATGAAGCTTATGCAGAGGGAACCCAGGTTTCTACGTGCTAACGTAGAGACTATCCTgaagcccaggatgagatctttgctGGAGATGGGATTTTCTGACACTGAAATAATTCGGCTGGTTTCATCATGTTCTACACTGCTCCGTTTAAGTGATATCCAACCAAGGATCAACTTCTGGAGATCACTACTTGGTTCTAATGAGAGGTTTCTGAAAGCCTGCAAGAGGAACATGTTTGTTCTTACTTCTAGCTTGGCTCGGAATATAGAACCCAGTATATCTCTCTTGAGGGAACATGGCATCAGTGATGAGCGGATCGCGCATATGGTGGTGACAATGCCGGGCGGTTTTGGTAGAATAGACAAATTAAAGGAAGTTATCAAATATATTGATGAATTGGGTGTCCCACGAGACTCTGGAGTATACACTAAAGCACTTAATGTGGTCATTACCGTGAGCAGGTCCAGGTTTGATGCTATGTCGGTAACTCTGATGAGCTTTGGGTGGTCCCAGCCTGACATCATTGCTTTAATCGGGAAGTGCACCTCCATTTGGACACTCTCAAAGAAGAACATATGTGACAAGATGACATTCCTGATGAAGGAAGCTGGTTGTGAGCTGACATATATCATTGGCCATCCCGTGCTTCTTACATAtagcttggagaagaggttgaGACCTCGATATGATGTTATGAATTTTCTTGATCAGAATAAATTGCTGGATAGAGGGCATAACCTGGCATCTGTCGTGACGCTACCTGAAGAGAAGTTCAGAAACAAATTCCTTTTCCTGCTAGGCAAGGAGAAATTTATTGCTCAATATGAGTCCTATGTTGTTGCTGTGCAGGGAAAGAATGACGTTGTTGCGGAAAACTAGGATTGCAAGTGCTTCCTTAAGACGAAGTGTCAACCTATTGCATGCTGACTGCAAATTAATCACTTTATATTTGTGACTATTTAAATTCTGCAAGAGTTTCTTGGAGTATAACTTCCATGTTGATTTGGTGATTCttcttctatttattttttctgCAACAAGAGGTACTGATTCTTTTATCCTGACGTCTCAGAAATTGGTTTGGGGGAAAGTCGATTACTTCAGAAAGGTGTAACCGAAATATCAAAGCTTTTGTGTTCTGTTTCTACCATATTTAGCTAATTCTGTCAGCTGATCGATCAGTGTCAACTTGGCCTCGATCATGTTAATTGGTGTGGAGGCATATTAGTAAGTGTGCTGTCAGTTAGATGATTGTGATCTAATTTAGTGAGGAAACCTTTTGAATGGAGACATCTCAAAGAATTATGTTAGAGCCGCTTGGACGGAACATACTTCAAAGGAAACAACTGATGTGGATGTGGCTATAACATATTTGTTCTAGTCATATCCGGACTCGCACATTAAAAAATATAGAGCAATACGTCCATTTTAACAGTTTAATTTAACGCTTTGAACAACATATCTATATTAAATTTGATACACATCTGTATTGTTATATAATTAAATCAAGTGTTTGATTTTGCTTATGCGATCTAATAGACCCAACATGTCTCCTGCGTTTGGTTTCATTTAATTATTAAGACCCATGCATTTTGCCACACTCCGACATTTATGTCTATGTTTGAATTCATCGCAACCAAATTGAGCATATATCACAAATTCAGAAAGATTATTTAATTTGAGCTACGTTGgttgtatctttatttttttttataataacagtTTAATTGTATTAAGAGAACAATTAGCAGGTAGGTAATAAAATGTGCATATATCTACAGTTAGTTATGGagctttttttatatatataatgttgtattattattttagtgtcttaaaaataaaaaaatagtattattattttctttagtgATATGTTTAgttgataaaattttaatttaatgaaaGATTCTAAGAGAAAAGattcaaaagagtggacaaagaatATTGTTGGATGGTGGTAGAGCGACTAATTATTATAAGCTGACAATGATGTTGAAGAGTGTAAAATTCCTTTCAAAATTctaaaagaatattaaaaaatatttatttctttttttaaagaATATATAAATGTAGACTATTAATTCTTAATTTGTCAAAAGAATAGTATATGTAATTTTTGCTTCGTACAACTTGGTTTGTGTTATGaaacttcattttttttattctaatGTTGTATTATCATTTTGGTGTCTTCAAAATAAGGAAAAGTGTCATTATTTTTTTTAGTAATATATATAGTTACTAAAATTTTAACTTAATTAAAGATTCTAAGAGGAAGGACCGAGAAAATTGGACAACGGAGATTGTCGTATGGTTGTGGAGCAACTATTGATTATAAGTTAGTAATGATGCTGAAGAATGTAAAATACTTTTTAAAAGTTATAAAAAGACAAAATATATCTATTCGGAATATTTtggacaacaaaaacaaaacaaatggAGCTCACATTTTTGGCATTAGTTTTTGAcccaaattagtttagaaaatttgCTGCTTATGTCCTCATTTATTTTTCAAAAGTCCTCAGTTATGCATTAATAATTTGCTGATAAGTCCTTTCCAGAAGTCATTGATGgtcactttttttttcttctatgctGTTTATTATGATGATCAGGTATGATTTATTTGTTTCAtgacataattatttattttaaaattttttaaaaaataaaataaaatgactaAAACAAGATTTCACCCAGAGAGGATCTCGAGTTCACCAAAAAAGACCTTTTTCTTGAAGACCCTTTAATATAAAACTTCTAATCAGAAAGGTCTATGAAAACCACAAGCAACAACCTttagtaatttaaaaaaataattatcttattaaattatttctcGAGTACTTTGCACTTACGTGATCATGGGAAGGACCTCTTAAGTTGCAACATCATTAATTGCTTCTGTCTTTTCTCCTTCTTCATTAGGTCTTGATAAAAAACGTCTATCTTTCTG of the Musa acuminata AAA Group cultivar baxijiao chromosome BXJ2-10, Cavendish_Baxijiao_AAA, whole genome shotgun sequence genome contains:
- the LOC103969659 gene encoding uncharacterized protein LOC103969659 — its product is MFSVQQRLFCLLSCNKSNIHLSSYQLCSLFSFSTAKEHSSNHRSNFTLVGPLESCELSSKEAVKTADDSICEKKLSSSSPSIEFFKQSGWSDAQVMKLMQREPRFLRANVETILKPRMRSLLEMGFSDTEIIRLVSSCSTLLRLSDIQPRINFWRSLLGSNERFLKACKRNMFVLTSSLARNIEPSISLLREHGISDERIAHMVVTMPGGFGRIDKLKEVIKYIDELGVPRDSGVYTKALNVVITVSRSRFDAMSVTLMSFGWSQPDIIALIGKCTSIWTLSKKNICDKMTFLMKEAGCELTYIIGHPVLLTYSLEKRLRPRYDVMNFLDQNKLLDRGHNLASVVTLPEEKFRNKFLFLLGKEKFIAQYESYVVAVQGKNDVVAEN